The Planctomycetota bacterium region GTAGTCGTTCCACTCCTTGGGCTTGTAGGCCTTGAGGAGTTCGGCGGGGTCGCCGAGCGCCTCGACCTTGCGCGCGCCCTTCTCGTCAATCGCTACCTTCTCGCCGCGGTTGGCCAGGATGCCGCGGCGCAGATACTCCATGATGGTGCCGACCCACTTCGGGTCCTCGGCGAAGTCGGCCTGCATGCCCACGAGCGCGTCGCCCTTGCCCGGCTCGCGCTCCAGGCAGCGGATGTAGATGCCCGAGTTGCCGTTGCGGAGGCGGAACCGGGCCTTCAACTCGAAGTCCTTCAGCTTGCCGCCGGCCCAGACGAGGAACTTGTTTTCGGAGAGCTTCTTCTCGGCGGAAGTGGTGCCGGTGATGGCGCCGTCCTCGACCGTCCAGTGGTCGGGGTCGCCTTGCCAGCCGGTGAGGTCCTTGCCGTTGAACAGGCTCTCGAAGCCGTCGGCGTCCTTGCCGAACGTCACAGGCTCGGCGGCCAGGGCAGCGGCGGCGAGGCCGGCGAGGGTCACGAACAAAGCAGCCCGTCTCACGTGTTGTCCCCTGCAAAGAGGGCGGAGCGCGCTCGCCGGCGCCTCTGTGCCGGCGTTCGGGCAATGACTGTACACCGCGGGGGCGATGGTTTCAAG contains the following coding sequences:
- a CDS encoding DUF1080 domain-containing protein, whose amino-acid sequence is MRRAALFVTLAGLAAAALAAEPVTFGKDADGFESLFNGKDLTGWQGDPDHWTVEDGAITGTTSAEKKLSENKFLVWAGGKLKDFELKARFRLRNGNSGIYIRCLEREPGKGDALVGMQADFAEDPKWVGTIMEYLRRGILANRGEKVAIDEKGARKVEALGDPAELLKAYKPKEWNDYRILCRGGRVVLTINGVVMADLQDDDPKRLTEGVLGLQVHQGPPMKVQFKDLWLKRLD